One segment of Acidovorax sp. DW039 DNA contains the following:
- a CDS encoding biotin--[acetyl-CoA-carboxylase] ligase yields MTTPIRWPAEAVWEAVAPLLPGFTVEVLPTIDSTNTELMRRARAGQTEPTLLVAEQQTAGRGRLGRVWQSDVGASLMLSLGLPMAPKDWSGLSLAVGVSVAESLQPTLPPAQPGQPPRIGLKWPNDLWLSGDRKLGGILVETASFVAPQAAQPATAHGTAARYVVVGIGINVLPRSAEGMSMPPGCLQDVEPGLDAPAALLRIVPPLVAMLQGFEACGFAPVQPRFAARDVLQGRPVTLSDGQAGMANGVGDDGALLVHTAQGMQAVTSAEISVRPAVVSTSL; encoded by the coding sequence ATGACCACCCCCATCCGCTGGCCCGCCGAGGCCGTCTGGGAGGCTGTGGCACCGTTGCTGCCCGGCTTTACGGTCGAGGTGCTGCCCACCATTGACTCCACCAACACCGAGCTGATGCGCCGCGCCCGCGCCGGGCAGACCGAGCCCACCCTGCTGGTGGCCGAGCAGCAGACCGCCGGGCGAGGCCGCCTGGGCCGGGTGTGGCAAAGCGATGTCGGCGCTTCTTTAATGCTGTCGCTGGGCCTGCCGATGGCCCCTAAGGACTGGTCAGGCCTGTCGCTGGCCGTGGGCGTGAGCGTGGCAGAAAGCCTGCAGCCCACCCTGCCCCCGGCGCAACCGGGCCAGCCCCCGCGCATCGGCCTGAAGTGGCCCAACGACCTGTGGCTGAGCGGTGACCGCAAGCTGGGCGGCATTCTGGTGGAGACCGCCAGCTTTGTAGCCCCCCAGGCCGCGCAGCCAGCCACAGCCCATGGCACCGCTGCCCGCTACGTGGTGGTGGGCATTGGCATCAACGTGCTGCCGCGCAGCGCCGAGGGCATGAGCATGCCCCCCGGCTGCCTGCAGGATGTGGAGCCGGGCCTGGACGCGCCCGCTGCGCTGCTGCGCATCGTGCCGCCGCTGGTGGCCATGCTGCAGGGCTTTGAGGCCTGCGGCTTTGCGCCCGTGCAACCCCGCTTTGCCGCACGCGATGTGCTGCAGGGCCGCCCCGTCACCCTGAGCGATGGGCAGGCGGGCATGGCCAATGGCGTGGGCGATGATGGCGCTTTGCTGGTGCACACCGCCCAAGGCATGCAGGCCGTGACCAGTGCGGAAATCAGCGTTCGCCCTGCCGTGGTTTCCACGTCCCTGTGA
- a CDS encoding LysR family transcriptional regulator, whose protein sequence is MSTNEALPHLADMAVFARVVEAGSFSGAARGLGTTPSAVSRQVARLEALLQVRLLERTTRKLRLTEAGHAAYGRCQALEAAARDVLQLADQHIHAPQGLVRMSAPKAYGRQRIHPLVPAFLAAYPQVDVQLLITDRVVDLFAEDVDLAIRITDTPPPGLAGRPLHAVEHIVCASPDYLARRGTPQHPSELAGHDCIYLGEDPSDRRWRFTRTLPRKTSAHAKGRAGESGQGSDQGRNQGNSEQVTVSVRGRYVANHSEVRCEAALAGLGIASLPGFTAQSALARGALVRVLTDWQHDTAYSGTAWLLYPPNRFLPHRLRVWIDYLASALTES, encoded by the coding sequence ATGAGCACCAATGAAGCCCTGCCCCACCTGGCCGACATGGCGGTGTTTGCACGGGTGGTGGAGGCGGGCAGCTTCTCTGGCGCGGCGCGGGGGCTGGGCACCACGCCGTCAGCCGTGAGCCGGCAGGTGGCTCGGCTGGAGGCGCTGCTGCAGGTGCGCCTGCTGGAGCGCACCACCCGCAAGCTGCGCCTGACCGAGGCGGGCCACGCCGCCTATGGCCGCTGTCAGGCGCTGGAGGCCGCCGCCCGCGACGTGCTGCAACTGGCGGACCAGCACATCCACGCACCGCAGGGCCTGGTGCGCATGAGCGCGCCCAAGGCCTATGGCCGACAGCGCATTCACCCGCTGGTGCCCGCGTTTTTGGCGGCGTACCCGCAGGTGGATGTGCAACTGCTCATCACCGACCGGGTGGTAGACCTGTTTGCCGAGGACGTAGACCTGGCCATCCGCATCACCGACACGCCACCGCCCGGGCTGGCGGGCAGGCCGCTGCATGCCGTGGAGCACATCGTGTGCGCAAGCCCGGATTACCTGGCACGCCGGGGCACGCCACAGCACCCCAGCGAGCTGGCCGGGCACGACTGCATTTACCTGGGGGAGGACCCGAGCGACCGGCGCTGGCGATTCACACGAACCCTGCCACGCAAAACCAGCGCCCACGCCAAAGGCAGGGCCGGTGAATCAGGCCAAGGAAGCGATCAAGGAAGAAATCAAGGGAACAGCGAGCAGGTCACCGTGTCGGTGCGGGGCCGATACGTCGCCAACCATAGCGAGGTGCGCTGCGAGGCCGCGCTGGCGGGCCTGGGCATTGCCAGCCTGCCGGGGTTTACGGCGCAATCGGCACTGGCCCGCGGTGCCCTGGTGCGTGTGCTGACCGACTGGCAACACGACACCGCGTATTCCGGCACGGCCTGGCTGCTGTACCCGCCCAACCGGTTTTTGCCGCACCGGTTACGGGTGTGGATTGATTACTTGGCCAGCGCGCTGACGGAGAGCTGA
- a CDS encoding DMT family transporter, with product MTTSAAPAVSSSASSPASSAQAFKPHPLLRMADVTLLLVAIVWGTSYGVAKGALAYYPVLGFLAVRFVLTTAVLAPVALRGTTASQRWAALRKGVPLGALLLSIFLCETYGVAHTTASRAAFLISLCVVFTPVAEWALMGQRPSRAVWGCVAVSLAGALLLAGGWQGGWSGGDALMLAAAVLRALMACAMAQAARHVSSRVGADAAPVPVLLLTTVQSAVVGLGTLALGWALLPQGLPALPTWHDASAFWWAAVYLVLGCTVFALVAQNWALKHTSPSRVGLLMGTEPAWGALFAVLWLGESLGPQGWAGGALVVGAALWMARR from the coding sequence ATGACGACTTCTGCCGCTCCTGCCGTTTCTTCCTCCGCTTCTTCTCCCGCCTCGTCGGCCCAGGCCTTCAAGCCGCACCCCTTGCTACGGATGGCCGATGTCACCCTGCTGCTGGTCGCCATCGTCTGGGGCACCAGCTACGGCGTGGCCAAAGGGGCGCTGGCCTATTACCCCGTGCTGGGGTTTCTGGCCGTGCGCTTTGTGCTCACCACCGCCGTGCTGGCCCCCGTGGCCCTGCGCGGTACCACGGCCTCGCAACGCTGGGCCGCTCTGCGCAAGGGTGTACCACTGGGGGCTTTGCTGCTGTCCATCTTTCTGTGCGAAACCTATGGCGTGGCCCACACCACGGCCAGCCGGGCGGCCTTTCTCATCAGCCTGTGCGTGGTGTTCACCCCCGTGGCCGAATGGGCGCTGATGGGCCAGCGCCCTAGCCGGGCCGTGTGGGGCTGCGTGGCCGTGTCGCTGGCAGGCGCACTGCTGCTGGCCGGGGGCTGGCAGGGCGGCTGGAGCGGGGGCGACGCCCTCATGCTGGCTGCCGCCGTGTTGCGTGCCCTCATGGCCTGCGCCATGGCCCAGGCGGCGCGCCATGTCTCTTCCCGTGTCGGGGCGGATGCGGCACCCGTGCCGGTGCTGCTGCTCACCACCGTGCAATCGGCCGTGGTGGGCCTGGGCACGCTGGCCCTGGGCTGGGCGCTGCTGCCGCAAGGCCTGCCAGCCCTGCCCACCTGGCACGACGCCAGTGCCTTCTGGTGGGCTGCGGTTTACCTGGTGCTGGGCTGCACCGTGTTCGCCCTGGTGGCGCAAAACTGGGCCCTCAAGCACACCAGCCCCAGCCGCGTGGGCCTGCTCATGGGCACCGAGCCCGCCTGGGGTGCGCTGTTTGCGGTGCTGTGGCTGGGTGAAAGCCTGGGCCCGCAAGGCTGGGCGGGCGGGGCGCTGGTGGTGGGGGCTGCGCTGTGGATGGCGCGGCGCTGA
- a CDS encoding esterase-like activity of phytase family protein — protein sequence MSAFFSLNRLAASVALACVALSPAFNAHAQQAYPATLAGHAVMPAMTVIAAPADAPTDLRHAGKFTTAQRVDKLGSVAGLSAGRPTGIGLPFDGQPLQGHSGIKRMADGSFWLLTDNGAGSKANSPDFMLHLSHYQVDFKSGQFTRQKTIFLHDPDKKVPFRITQEGTEKRYLTGADFDPESFQFAGGALWIGDEFGPFLIKADLNGKVLAVFETKVDGKVVRSPDAPGVLMPGAPDAKPTAFDVKRSKGFEGMAASKDGSKLYALLEGALWNDAAKAYENVGGKQYLRVLEFDVKTEQWTGRHWKYVLEANHHAIGDFNMIDASMGLIIERDNGEGTADKACPTGQQRTDCFHDLAQFKRVYKVELNDANVGGEIRKVGYIDLMNIQDPQRLAKKPLNNGVLTFPFFTIENVDVVDEQHIVVGNDNNLPFSSSRDPNKADDNELVLLKVPELLKAR from the coding sequence ATGTCTGCTTTCTTCTCTCTGAATCGTCTGGCTGCCAGCGTTGCGCTGGCTTGCGTTGCCCTGTCGCCTGCTTTCAATGCCCACGCGCAGCAAGCCTACCCCGCCACGCTGGCGGGCCATGCCGTGATGCCTGCCATGACGGTGATCGCTGCTCCCGCCGATGCACCGACTGATCTGCGCCATGCGGGCAAATTCACCACCGCGCAGCGCGTGGATAAGCTGGGTTCGGTGGCGGGCCTGTCGGCTGGGCGCCCCACGGGCATTGGTCTGCCGTTTGACGGCCAGCCGTTGCAAGGCCACTCGGGCATCAAGCGCATGGCAGATGGCAGCTTCTGGCTGCTGACGGACAACGGCGCGGGCTCCAAGGCCAACTCGCCCGACTTCATGCTGCACCTGAGCCACTACCAGGTGGACTTCAAGAGTGGCCAGTTCACCCGCCAAAAGACCATCTTCCTGCACGACCCCGACAAGAAGGTGCCTTTCCGCATCACGCAAGAGGGCACAGAAAAGCGCTACCTGACGGGCGCGGACTTTGACCCCGAGAGCTTCCAGTTTGCGGGCGGTGCGCTGTGGATTGGCGACGAGTTTGGCCCCTTCCTCATCAAGGCCGATTTGAACGGCAAGGTGCTGGCGGTGTTCGAGACGAAGGTGGACGGCAAGGTGGTGCGCTCGCCCGATGCGCCCGGCGTGCTGATGCCCGGCGCACCCGATGCCAAGCCCACCGCGTTCGACGTGAAACGCTCCAAGGGCTTTGAAGGCATGGCCGCCAGCAAGGACGGCAGCAAGCTCTACGCCCTGCTCGAAGGCGCGCTGTGGAACGACGCCGCCAAGGCCTACGAGAACGTGGGCGGCAAGCAGTACCTGCGCGTGCTCGAATTCGATGTGAAGACCGAGCAATGGACGGGCCGCCACTGGAAGTACGTGCTGGAGGCCAACCACCACGCGATTGGCGACTTCAACATGATCGACGCCAGCATGGGTCTCATCATCGAGCGCGACAACGGCGAAGGCACGGCCGACAAGGCCTGCCCCACCGGCCAGCAGCGCACGGATTGCTTCCACGACCTGGCGCAGTTCAAGCGTGTGTACAAGGTGGAGTTGAACGATGCCAACGTGGGCGGCGAAATCCGCAAGGTGGGCTACATCGACCTGATGAACATTCAGGACCCGCAGCGCCTGGCCAAGAAGCCGCTGAACAACGGCGTGCTCACCTTCCCGTTCTTCACCATTGAAAACGTGGATGTGGTGGACGAGCAGCACATCGTGGTGGGCAACGACAACAACCTGCCCTTCAGCTCCAGCCGCGACCCCAACAAGGCGGACGACAACGAACTGGTGCTGCTGAAGGTGCCAGAGCTGCTCAAGGCGCGTTGA
- a CDS encoding SPOR domain-containing protein: MLRLVVIALLLANAGYYAWTQGWLRSAGFMPAEQAEPQRVQQQIRPETLKVLRTQGSATAPVPTPPPPAPSAAQADSGASATASATTAATPPADAGECLQAGIFDDKQAAALRTAAAALPAGSWSLEPTPITGRWMIYMGRFDDQDTLDKKRAELRARKVDFDRAGGTLELGLSLGRFSTEEAAQRGLTALSAQGVRTARVIQERQAANGFTLRLPAVTDAQRQQFLNTLRPAMAGKTLGACG; encoded by the coding sequence ATGCTGCGCCTTGTCGTCATCGCCCTGCTGCTGGCCAACGCTGGCTATTACGCCTGGACCCAGGGCTGGCTACGCAGCGCCGGATTCATGCCCGCCGAGCAGGCGGAGCCCCAGCGGGTGCAACAGCAGATCCGCCCCGAAACCCTGAAGGTGCTGCGCACCCAGGGCAGCGCCACCGCGCCAGTGCCCACGCCGCCCCCGCCTGCCCCCTCTGCGGCGCAGGCTGACTCTGGCGCGTCTGCCACAGCTTCTGCCACAACGGCAGCCACCCCACCCGCCGATGCCGGGGAATGCCTGCAGGCGGGCATTTTTGATGACAAGCAGGCGGCCGCCCTGCGCACTGCAGCCGCCGCACTGCCCGCAGGCAGCTGGAGCCTGGAGCCCACGCCCATCACCGGCCGCTGGATGATCTACATGGGCCGCTTTGACGACCAGGACACGCTGGACAAGAAGCGCGCCGAGCTGCGCGCCCGCAAGGTGGACTTTGACCGCGCGGGCGGCACCCTGGAACTGGGCCTGTCGCTGGGCCGCTTTTCTACCGAAGAGGCCGCACAACGCGGCCTGACCGCGCTGAGCGCCCAGGGCGTTCGCACGGCGCGCGTCATTCAGGAGCGCCAGGCCGCCAACGGCTTCACCCTGCGCCTGCCCGCCGTGACCGACGCGCAGCGCCAGCAGTTCCTGAACACCCTGCGCCCGGCCATGGCAGGCAAGACGCTGGGTGCCTGCGGCTGA
- a CDS encoding SOS response-associated peptidase family protein, with translation MTTQYETLRPEETYREAFGVEPPATPVERLLWPRKPAGFVVHQARWNAQPSPPENTPANTTAPAQAEASPGSDEPTAPAPADRTRLLVPAQWGLVPHWVKSASDAKLRAPKLVTAKSDLVSTATAFRDAWLAGQRCIVPMQAFFADDYRKGGKPVPTRIARVDGKPMGVAGLWARWQGAEGEEIISYALITVNANAHGLMNRYQAPGSEKSMPAILNEGAYDAWLNARVEKAKEFLRLYPAQSLLANPVEKKADKAPKGWLD, from the coding sequence ATGACCACCCAGTACGAAACCCTGCGCCCCGAAGAAACCTACCGCGAGGCCTTCGGCGTAGAGCCGCCCGCCACCCCTGTGGAGCGGCTGCTGTGGCCCCGCAAGCCCGCAGGCTTTGTGGTGCACCAGGCCCGCTGGAACGCGCAACCCAGCCCGCCAGAAAACACCCCCGCAAACACCACCGCCCCCGCACAGGCAGAGGCCAGCCCCGGCAGTGACGAGCCAACGGCCCCTGCACCCGCCGACCGCACCCGCCTGCTGGTGCCCGCGCAGTGGGGGCTGGTGCCGCACTGGGTCAAGTCGGCATCCGATGCCAAGCTGCGCGCCCCCAAGCTGGTCACCGCCAAGTCCGATCTGGTCTCCACGGCCACGGCTTTCCGCGACGCCTGGCTGGCCGGGCAGCGCTGCATCGTACCCATGCAGGCCTTTTTTGCGGACGACTACCGCAAGGGCGGCAAGCCGGTGCCCACGCGCATTGCCCGCGTGGATGGCAAGCCCATGGGCGTGGCCGGGCTGTGGGCGCGCTGGCAGGGCGCAGAGGGGGAAGAGATCATCAGCTACGCGCTCATCACCGTGAACGCCAATGCCCACGGGCTGATGAACCGCTACCAGGCACCGGGCAGCGAAAAGAGCATGCCCGCCATCCTGAACGAAGGTGCCTACGACGCGTGGCTGAATGCACGGGTCGAAAAGGCCAAGGAGTTCTTGCGCCTGTACCCAGCGCAATCACTGCTGGCCAACCCGGTGGAGAAGAAGGCGGACAAAGCGCCCAAGGGCTGGCTGGACTGA
- a CDS encoding DNA topoisomerase III: MTKTLVIAEKPSVAQDIVRALTPVSGKFDKHEDHFENDRYVVTSAVGHLVEIQAPEQFDVKRGKWSFAHLPVIPPYFDLKPVDKTKSRLNAVVKQAKRKDVTELINACDAGREGELIFRLIEQYAGGSKPLGKPVKRLWLQSMTPQAIRDGFNALRSEQQMAGLASAARSRSEADWLVGINGTRAMTAFNSRDGGFFLTTVGRVQTPTLSLVVEREEKIRKFVSRDYWEIHATFGAQAGEYPAKWFDPKWKKGEDAEAKADRVWSLAEAQSIANAVRGKQATVTEESKPTTQASPLLFDLTSLQREANGKFGFSAKTTLALAQSLYERHKALTYPRTDSRALPEDYLPVAKQTFEMLADVQSHGMRHLAPHALTALNNNYIRPSKRIFDNAKVSDHFAIIPTTQAPSGLSEAEQKLYDLVVRRFMAVFFPSAEYTVTTRISTVAPHSFKTEGKVLVKPGWLTIYGKEAADEVEGGKDGDKGQNLVPVKPGEMVNTLQVDPKGLKTKPPARYSEATLLGAMESAGKQIDDDELREAMQEKGLGTPATRAAIIEGLLTEKYMLREGREIIPTAKAFQLMTLLRGLEVEELCRADLTGEWEYKLSQMEKGQLSREAFMREIAAMTERMVKKAKEYDRDTIPGDYATLQTPCPNCGGVVKENYRRYACTGAGGHGEGCGFSFGKSPAGRTFETAEAEQLLRDKKIGPLEGFRSKAGWPFTSEIVIKYDDEAHNYKLEFDFGDDKKGEESGEIVEFEDASLGPCPICGSDVHEHGSNYVCSKAVPTAAQPTPSCTFKSGKVILQQPVEREQMHKLLETGKTDLLDKFVSMRTRRNFKAHLAWDKEAGKVNFEFAPSKFPPRKPAAGAAKTGATSAAKTGAAAKKAPAKKAAAKAPRKAAAGKAPSAALAAVIGSEPVARPEAVKKMWEYIKTHNLQDPRDKRTIVADDKLRAVFGKDSAGMFELAGILGNHLGGEE, encoded by the coding sequence ATGACCAAGACCCTGGTAATTGCAGAAAAACCATCGGTGGCGCAGGACATCGTGCGCGCCCTCACGCCCGTCTCGGGCAAGTTCGACAAGCACGAAGACCACTTCGAGAACGACCGTTATGTAGTCACCAGTGCCGTGGGCCATCTGGTAGAGATCCAGGCCCCCGAGCAGTTTGATGTGAAGCGCGGCAAGTGGAGCTTTGCGCACCTGCCGGTGATTCCGCCGTACTTTGACCTGAAGCCGGTGGACAAGACCAAGAGCCGCCTGAACGCGGTGGTCAAGCAGGCCAAGCGCAAGGACGTGACCGAACTCATCAACGCCTGTGACGCGGGCCGCGAAGGGGAGCTGATCTTCCGCCTGATCGAGCAGTACGCGGGCGGCAGCAAACCGCTGGGCAAGCCCGTCAAGCGCCTGTGGCTGCAGTCCATGACGCCCCAGGCCATCCGCGACGGCTTCAACGCCCTGCGCTCCGAGCAGCAGATGGCGGGCCTGGCCAGCGCGGCGCGCAGCCGCTCTGAGGCCGACTGGCTGGTGGGCATCAACGGCACGCGCGCCATGACGGCGTTCAACTCGCGCGACGGTGGGTTCTTCCTGACCACCGTGGGCCGGGTGCAGACGCCCACGCTGTCGCTGGTGGTGGAGCGCGAGGAAAAGATCCGCAAGTTCGTGAGCCGCGACTACTGGGAAATCCACGCCACCTTTGGCGCCCAGGCGGGCGAATACCCCGCCAAGTGGTTCGACCCCAAGTGGAAGAAGGGCGAGGATGCCGAAGCCAAGGCCGACCGCGTCTGGTCGCTGGCCGAAGCCCAATCAATAGCCAACGCCGTGCGCGGCAAGCAGGCCACCGTCACCGAAGAGAGCAAGCCCACCACGCAGGCATCGCCCCTGCTGTTCGACCTGACCAGCCTGCAGCGCGAGGCCAACGGCAAATTCGGCTTCAGCGCCAAAACCACGCTGGCCTTGGCCCAGAGCCTGTACGAACGCCACAAGGCGCTGACCTACCCCCGTACCGATTCGCGCGCCCTGCCTGAGGATTACCTGCCCGTGGCCAAGCAGACCTTTGAGATGCTGGCCGATGTGCAGTCCCACGGCATGCGCCACCTGGCACCGCACGCGCTCACGGCGCTCAACAACAACTACATCCGCCCGTCCAAGCGCATTTTTGACAATGCCAAGGTCAGCGATCACTTTGCCATCATCCCCACCACGCAGGCTCCGTCGGGCCTGAGTGAGGCCGAGCAAAAGCTGTACGACCTGGTGGTGCGCCGCTTCATGGCGGTGTTCTTCCCCAGTGCTGAATACACCGTGACCACCCGCATCAGCACCGTGGCCCCGCACAGCTTCAAGACCGAAGGGAAGGTGCTGGTCAAGCCCGGCTGGCTTACCATCTACGGTAAGGAAGCGGCTGACGAAGTAGAAGGCGGCAAGGACGGTGACAAGGGCCAGAACCTGGTGCCCGTCAAACCCGGCGAAATGGTCAACACGCTGCAGGTCGATCCCAAGGGCCTCAAGACCAAGCCGCCCGCCCGCTACTCCGAAGCCACGCTGCTCGGCGCCATGGAAAGCGCGGGCAAGCAGATCGACGACGACGAGCTGCGCGAAGCCATGCAGGAAAAAGGCCTGGGCACGCCCGCCACCCGCGCCGCCATCATCGAAGGGCTGCTGACCGAAAAGTACATGCTGCGCGAAGGCCGCGAAATCATTCCCACGGCCAAGGCCTTCCAGCTCATGACGCTGCTGCGCGGGCTGGAGGTGGAAGAACTCTGCCGCGCCGACCTCACCGGCGAGTGGGAGTACAAGCTATCGCAGATGGAAAAGGGCCAGCTCAGCCGTGAAGCCTTCATGCGCGAGATTGCCGCCATGACCGAGCGCATGGTGAAGAAGGCCAAGGAATACGACCGCGACACCATCCCCGGCGACTACGCCACGCTGCAAACCCCTTGCCCCAACTGTGGCGGCGTGGTCAAGGAAAACTACCGCCGCTACGCCTGCACAGGCGCGGGCGGACACGGCGAAGGCTGTGGCTTCAGCTTTGGCAAATCGCCCGCAGGCCGCACGTTTGAAACCGCCGAGGCCGAGCAACTGCTGCGCGACAAGAAGATCGGCCCGCTGGAGGGCTTCCGCTCCAAGGCGGGCTGGCCGTTCACCTCCGAAATCGTCATCAAGTACGACGACGAGGCGCACAACTACAAGCTGGAATTTGACTTTGGCGACGACAAGAAGGGCGAAGAGTCTGGCGAGATCGTCGAGTTTGAAGACGCATCCCTGGGCCCATGCCCCATCTGCGGATCGGACGTGCACGAGCACGGCAGCAACTACGTGTGCAGCAAGGCCGTGCCCACCGCTGCGCAGCCCACACCCAGTTGCACCTTCAAGAGCGGCAAGGTCATCCTGCAGCAGCCCGTGGAGCGCGAGCAGATGCACAAGCTGCTGGAGACCGGCAAGACCGACCTGCTCGACAAGTTTGTGAGCATGCGCACGCGCCGCAACTTCAAGGCCCACCTGGCGTGGGACAAGGAGGCGGGCAAGGTCAACTTTGAGTTTGCGCCCAGCAAGTTCCCACCCCGCAAGCCTGCAGCAGGTGCTGCAAAAACAGGAGCTACCAGCGCAGCAAAGACGGGCGCTGCAGCCAAAAAAGCCCCGGCAAAGAAAGCAGCCGCCAAAGCCCCCCGCAAGGCTGCGGCAGGCAAGGCCCCCAGCGCTGCCCTGGCCGCGGTGATTGGCAGCGAGCCGGTGGCCCGCCCCGAGGCCGTGAAGAAGATGTGGGAATACATCAAGACCCACAACCTGCAGGACCCCAGGGACAAGCGCACCATCGTCGCCGACGACAAGCTGCGCGCCGTGTTTGGCAAAGACAGCGCGGGCATGTTCGAGCTGGCAGGCATTTTGGGCAACCACCTGGGCGGCGAGGAATGA
- a CDS encoding SET domain-containing protein-lysine N-methyltransferase — translation MARNATPADPNAHSGRRIQTRRSGVHGKGVFALQDIAAGEVLVEYTGEIITWQEAQDRHPHDPSQPNHTFYFHVDEDRVIDANYGGNSARWINHSCDPNCFADEQDGRIFITALRNIKAGEELSYDYGLIIEERYTKKLKAEYPCWCGAATCRGTLLAPKRGWRPPMPDLPPPEPRAAVSKAKASRTGKSSKAHKTNQGGKA, via the coding sequence ATGGCCCGCAATGCAACGCCTGCAGACCCCAACGCCCACTCCGGCCGCCGCATCCAGACCCGGCGCTCCGGCGTGCATGGCAAAGGCGTTTTTGCCCTGCAGGACATCGCCGCAGGCGAGGTGCTGGTGGAGTACACCGGCGAAATCATCACCTGGCAGGAGGCGCAAGACCGCCACCCGCACGACCCCAGCCAGCCCAACCACACGTTCTACTTCCATGTGGATGAAGACCGGGTGATTGACGCCAACTACGGTGGCAACTCCGCACGCTGGATCAACCACAGCTGCGACCCCAACTGCTTTGCTGACGAGCAGGACGGGCGCATTTTCATCACGGCGCTGCGCAATATCAAGGCGGGCGAAGAACTGAGCTACGACTACGGCCTCATCATTGAAGAGCGCTACACCAAGAAGCTCAAGGCCGAATACCCCTGCTGGTGCGGCGCAGCCACCTGCCGCGGCACGCTGCTGGCCCCCAAGCGCGGCTGGCGCCCCCCCATGCCGGACCTGCCCCCGCCAGAGCCGCGCGCTGCAGTGAGCAAAGCCAAGGCATCCAGGACCGGCAAGTCCTCCAAGGCCCACAAAACTAACCAGGGCGGCAAGGCATGA